AAGCTTTTCCTGGATCGTTGTGGTTTCAATGAAAAAGACTTTCTTTTTGTTTATGATCTGGATTCCAATATCACATTAAAATTCCCGCTTAGGAAACTCAAAGTATCGGCCTTCCTCAGTCTTTACTCAGGCGAAAATGATCAGCCCTTTCATGAATATGACTATGTGATAGGTTTGGAAATAGACTCCAATTTCCTGCCCTTAAGCTATAATGTGCATCAAAATAATTTTGCCATCATAGCCTCAGAGAACCCCTTTGAAAAAGCCAATACTGAAATCATGCAATTCACCGAAATGCCCTATGAGCATGTTCCCTTTGTGGATAGCTTAAGCCCCAAGGACAGCACTTCCCTCTTCTTCTTTAAATATAAATATGGCCCACTTCAAATTATTGCCATGGATAGAGGCGAAAAGTTCCGCCCGCATTACCGTCGACTTTTGGTCTATGATCTAAGACGCGGCGTTTATATCAATAGCCGCGAGTATTTCGACTCCGAAGGTAGTTCAGTAGCGCCCCTTAGTATTCAAGGTCGTAATTTTGGTGCCAACCAATGGGTAGGCCCCTTAATTAAAGGCCATGGTCCCATCCTATTTGGTTTCAGCTACCAGTCCTTTAGCTGTGTAAATTTAGAGTTTCTGGTACCTGGACAAATGCCGCTTCCTATATTATGCGACAATCGACATTAATACTGCTCTTAATTATCGGCGGCTTCCATTCTGGGCTTTCTGCCCAAGGCACGGTATTGAAAAAAAGTCAGGCACTGATCTATCAAAACCTATATGCTCAAGCATTTGCAGTGCTCGATCAAGCGGATTCTAAGAATCAGAACAGCGACATATTTGTAGCCAAACTGCATTTGATCTTGGATTTCCACTGCTATACAAAGGACTATCTTCATTTTGCCCTTTGCGATTTACACAGTGGCGAAAAAATGGATTCCTTACGAAGCATTCCTAAAGAAGATGGACTCATCTATTTCAAAGCCGACTCTATTGGGAAGGAACTATTGATCAAAGAACCCGGCAATATGCAGCTGCATTTAGCCATGGGCTATTTCTATCAGAAATTATTGGAGGCCAATCAAAAGGACTATATGCCAAGCTCCGCGGCACAAAGCCGCATGCAAATGCACTATGAATTGGCCGATCGGCAAGGCAGCCGCAATTATCAGTCGATGTACAGCCTGGGAATATTAGCCATGAAAGGCCTCGATTTTCAATCAGCCCTACCCTATTTGCAAAAGGCTATAGAACTAAAGCCCGATCATGCAGAATCGCAGGCAAACCTGGCCTATGCCCTATTGCAATTAAACAGACAGGAAGAAGCACGCCTGCATGCCGACCTGGCCCAGAAATATTTCGAGGATCCAATATTAAAGGCCGAAGCTGCCTCCATGATGGCACTCTCTTTTTTACAATCGGGAAAAGACAGCTTAGCCCTCAACTATTTCCGACAGGCTTATGCCACCAATCCGGATGAAATGCTCAGTCTTCGGAATATCTTACAATTGGAGAGAAAACTGGATAGCAACAGTTTTAAGCAAAGCCGATTCATTTATTTCAAAAAGGAGCCAAAAAGTACCACTACCTTCAAAGACTTATACAGTCTACATCCCAGTTTAAAGGAGAAAAAAGCCTTGCTCGCTTTCTATCAAGAACAATTAAAAACTGAGCAGGAGCCCGTAGTCCTGGCGAATTTACACCTCTTTAGTGCAGTACTTTTAAAGGACTTTGAAGAGGCAGACGCCATGCAGAAGGAACTGGCTTTGGCTCGCGAAATTTACCTTGAGGAATACCCTCCCGAGCATGATATTTTCGTTTTCATGCGTAGCTATTTCAGCCCTAAAAATTCCCAATGAAAAGTAGATTAGCCTTGGCTAAGATGGAGGACCTCCCGGCCATGAAAAGTTTATTTGAGGCCAGTATTCGCCAAACCTGCAACCAAGACTACAGTCCTGAAGAAATTGAGGCTTGGCTTTTAAGCTTAAAGAACAAGCAACGCTGGGAGGAGCTTATCCAAAACCAAATAGTTTGGCTGGCTCTAGTCGAAGCTGATTTAGCCGGTTTTTGCAGTTTAAAAGATGGACATTATTTGGACTTCCTTTATGTATTACCCGATCATCAAGGATTAGGCATTGCCAAGCAATTAGTTGCTGCTGCTATTGATGAAACCAGAAAGCTGGGGAATACTAAAATAAGCTCCGATATCAGTATCACGGCCAGACCCTTTATGGAAGCGCAAGGATGGAAGGTAATTCGGATGAATGAAAACCCGCGGGCTGATCAGACCTTGATCAATTACCGAATGGAATTGGAGCTCTAAGCTCAGATTAAAAGCATAAAAAAAGCCCCGGCTCAATGAAGAACCGGGACTTTCCCGTATTAACTATCTCTGTTTATTCAATAATTAAGCGGCGACTGATGCGCTTGCCTTCGCTACGGAGAATCACCATATAAACTCCCTTCGCTACAGAAGGTAAGCTGATTTGATGTTCGCTGTCGGAGCGGAGTTCAGCTTGCTCATAAATCACTTTACCAGCAAGATCAGTCACGGTAAGATCAAATGAAGATCCAGTATTTGGAAGCTCCAAATTAAACTGACCCTTGTTAGGGTTAGGATAGATTGCAATTTTAGAGTTTAACATCTCCTCTTCCAAAGAAATCCCCTGAACTACTACTGCTACAGTAGTATCATCAGTAGCACCACAACGGTCGGTAACCGTAAGGGTTACATTGTAAGTACCATTAGCTGCATAACTAGTATTGGTATTTACACCAGTACCTGTAGAGCCATTGTCGAAAGTCCAGTCGTAAGACACTGCATTGGTCGATGCAGAAGCATCAAAGCTCACATCGGCACTGGTCATGGTAACATTAGTAATCTGAGCGGTGAAAGACGCCCAAATAGGACCTACAGAATCAGTCTTAAGGGTAAATGGACCAGCATAAGCACTAGTATCAGAACCACAAGTATCAGCTACCCACACATCGAACTCGGTATTTAATGGTAAACCAGTAATATCGAATGGTGAAGTAACGATGCCTGTAAAGCTTCCCTGACCAGGTGTAAATCCACTAGGACCGTATTGGATGATAGATCCACCGCTATTAGAGGTCCAGTCTACTGATAAAGTATCACAGCCAGTTGCTGTAACATTTAAGGCAGTAGGTACCTGACATGCAACTGTAATTGCCTCGTAAACAAAATTATCTACATACACCTCATAGATGTCGGTGCCATGCACCAATGCAATGTTTTGCGCTGATCCAATTAAGGCAGGATCATTAAAATCATAAGTATAAGATTGATATACTCCGGCAGTAGTAGTTGTGATTGTATCTACGATTCGTAAGCTTCCGGCATCATAAGGATTGTCGAGTAATCCTACGAATAAGCTTTCAACTGTACTTTCAAAAGCTACTTCGAAAGAAATGCGATTTAAACCTGTACCTAAATCACTAAAGGTTGGACTTACTAAAATCGCTGTATCACCGGCAGTAAAATTACCATCATTTAACTCTACGGCATTTGGAGCACTAGGGGCATTGGCTACACCAAAGTCTGGTACATCCACTAATTCAATATCACTTGCCCCAGGGCCAATTACCGTCCAACAAGGAATACCATCAAATGGATCTTGCGCAGGCGCCGAATCAAAGTTTTGACTGTAAGGCGCGGTCATAGGCAAACATTGAGTAGTAAAGCATTCTGGTCCGATAGTATCTGAGAAACCATTTGCACATTCCTCTACGATATAGAAACAATACCTGGTAGAAGGAGTGAGATTCGAGAAGATAATGGAATCAGCAGCTGTCGGATTTAAGACAGTACCATTTGCTGGAGACTGTCCTGCGGTAGTTAGAATTATATCTGTACTTAGGATTACTGCACTACCAGGAGTCCAATGCCCAACGGCGCCAGTGGTAGAAATACCATTTACAGCTAAACCTGTTGGATTAGCACAAGCACGAGGGGTACGTACTTCGAAGTTATCAATAAACCAATCGGTATCCTCAGGGTCATCAACGGTAGATCCCGCATAGAAGCCAAACTTCACATAGCCAGAATACCCGCTTAAGGGAAGGATAATGTGCTCGCCCGTGCTATCAATAGTATCATTGGCTGTTTTCAGCCAAATAATATTGGCATCAGACCAACTTAGACCATTATCAGTGGAAATAACTAAGGCTAGGGAATCATCTGAACCAAAATAGCCTTGAGCAGTACTTGCATAATCAGTTACCGCAGCATCAAATTCAACTTGAAGGTTGGTGATAGCTGGATCCAAGTAAATACTTGGGCTGATTAACCATTCGTACTGACCATCATAAAAAATATTCACTCTTTGACTACTGCTATTGCTGGTATTATTACCATAGTCATCAGCGCCCCATGAGGATGAAGTGCTGGTAAAGTTTGTAGTACTGCTTAGTTGACCATCAGCCTCTTGCCAACCACCATTGTTAAATGAGAAGGCATCGAAATTATCGAGGAAATTGGTATTGTAAGCGGTAGTGAAAGAAATAGGTCCTACCCAATCACTTACATCACCTAATCCACAACTATCTCGAACGTAGGCCTCATAGGTTGTTCCTGCATTAAGACTAGTAGCTGTATAGGAGTTGGTGCTAACATTCACAATATTACTTGGGGCTGGGCTAAAGCCAGGAGCACCAATCGCTAAATTAAAGTTGCTGGCACCACCACCGGTCCAATCTAAATCTACTTGGCTTAATTGACTATTAGACGCATTCAAAGCGGATGGATCAGGACAAGTGGGTGGAGTACAGAATGAGTAGGGTCCAGTCCAAACACTTGAGTCACCAGGACCACAAATGGATCGTACTAAATATTCATAGCAGCTCAATCCGCTTAAAGTATCAACCAATAAGGTGTCTGAGCTTAGTATAACTTGAGATCCTGCGGTAGTTTGCGTTCCCTGGTAAAAACCTTGAGGGCCAAACCAAACTTGATAAGAGCTACCGTTTCCTGATACATCATCCCACTTCAAAATACTTTCCCAGGCAGTAGTAGCACTATCACGTAGGTTTTGTACTTGAGGACAAGGAGGTACCGCTTCAACATTGAAGTCATTAATGAATAGGTCGGGGCCAAAATCAGTAATACCTTGAATTTCGATTACCACATCATTTCCTGTATATACAGCAGGATCTAAAAGAAGAATTTCCTCAATAAAGTTACCTGCAGTAGTACCACCAGCAGTTGGATCATCAAAAGTCGAACCCTTCAAGTTTAATATAGTATCCCAAACTCCTGATCCGTTTAAGCTTAATGCACGCACTAAAAGCTGGTCATCAGGATAGAAAGAATCATAACTATGAGACCAATAGAATCGCACTTGAGCATCCTGACTAATATTAATTGGACGGGAGCTGATAACAGCCCTACCGGTAGAATTCCAATAGAAGTTAGCATAAGCGTAACGATCTGGACTAGATCCTGATGGCTCCCAATTGAAACCTGCACTTGCTGTTGAATCCCAGCAGCTTAAGGGCCAAACTTCAAAGTCCTCTATATAGGGTAAAGAAGCGGAAGTACAGGTAGTATTTGCAGCAAATGGTCCAATAGTTTGACTAAAAGAACCACCGGCACAGGTATCGGTTAGATAAAACTCATACGGAGAATTGGTGTTTAATCCAGTAGCAGTATAGAAAGTATCGGTAGTGCTAGCAAATGTTCCACTTCCGGGGCTAAATCCTGCTGGACCATATTCAATGCCAAAGCTGGTACCTTGACCTGCATCCCAATTGATAGTGATACTATCTGAATAAGCTGCAATTAGACCAAGATTTGAACTAGTGTTGCAAAGCTCCTCTTGAATGGAAAAATTATCAACTGCCCAGTACCAATCATAATAGGCGGTATAATGGAATCGAACTTGCAGATTGGCATTGGCGTAAGAAGTTAAATCGATACGTTGGTGGTTAGGATTGGACCAGGCCCCAATCGTAGAATTTTGAGATAAAACGGTTACCCAATTGGTTCCATCATAAACTTCTACATATCCATTATCACTACTGTACCAAAGGTAGTATTGATCAAATTCTAATATTAAGCTTCCTGTAATTGCAGAAGCATCAATAACCGGAGAAATAAGATATTCATCCATTGATGTACTACCTGCACCATCGCTATTAACAAAGGCAAATCCTGGATTTCCATCCAAATCACTACCAGAGTAGTCTGCGGTCCAGGTCCAAGTATCAGCGCTACCCGCACTATCTGCTACGGTAAAGCAACCTAAACTGCCGTTAAAGTCCTCTGAATATGGTAATGATTGTGCTAAACAGGGTAATTGCACTTTTATTGGACCAAGCCATTGACTATTACCACCACTGCAAATACGACGTAAATAAACATCGTAAAGTGCACCAGCTGTTAAACCGCTAATACCGTACATACCAGTATTAGAGGTGTCTAAATTCTGTGCTGTTGACGTAGCTTGATTAAAACCTGCAGGTCCCCAATTGATAATTACATCATCGCCGGTAACACCACTCCAATAAACATCAAAACCAGCGGTTGTAATGTTATGAATAGAATCTAAAACAGGAGACGGGCAAGCTGGAGGAGTAAAGCTATAAACTTCATCTGTTACCACAGTATCTAAACTGGCATACTCGCTAGAATTTGAAACTTTTGGATTTGCAGTACCTACATCATATACGGATAAAAAGCTGCTGGCTCCTGAAAGCCCGATTGAGGCATCTGGTCCGGTGATACAAGAGTCACATTCCCAACGATAATGAAATTCAACCACATTAGTTGATTCATATAACTTTACTTGAAAGGAAACAACAGAATCGGATGCATTCCAGCTCCACTCCCAATCTCTCCATTCAAAGGTAAAAACCCGATTAGGAGCGGAACCCGTGGTTTCATATAATGCGGCAGATGTACTTGCCTTTCCATCATGATCATCCCATAATGGCGCTACTAATGGTCTTCGGGAAGAAGAGCCATTATCCAAATCATTTCCGGAGGTAGAGGCAGCACCTTTAATAAAGGAAATGAAACCATCTGAAGCAGCCGATACAGTATCGTAGCTTACACCTTCAAAGGTAAAATTGAAACCGATGGGTACATCGGCACTAGCGTTATCAGCGAGAATTGCCGATAGGGAATTTGCTGAAGGTCCTAGTTCCTGATAAGTGGAACTAGAAACCGAAAACGAATAATTAGCCGCTTGTTGCGACCAAATCAATCCAGGCGTAAAAAATAAAAAGGCCCAGACCAAACGTAGTTTGTTCTTCATCTTAGGATTCTTGGTTAGTAAATAAGGGTTAGTAATTGGTAAACTAACACAATAAAAACCAAGGATCAAAAGGAATTAAACCGCGCTTTTTCAAGAATAACTTGAATTTGTCATTTCTTGCTCTATTGTCGATTTACCCAACCTTTTTGAATTTCACACCAACAAATCAGCATTTCAAACTCACCTTTCCTGAAATTGAGTGCCTTAGAGATTTTGCTTAATCCAAATAATTGAAGGCATTAGAGAAATTAAAAAAGTCATTAAACACAGAAATATAACAACAATTAAAAATCGCCAATAATAAACTTCAGGTAAAAAACCCATCTAGCTTACTGATTACTAAGCTCCTAGCCCTCCTTAACATTTAGTTTACAATGAGACGTGATGAATTACTGATATCGTAATAGGAATAAATTAAAAAAAGTGGCGATTTTCCGTAATAATTTCCGGTGCATAGGGAATCAGTTTGCTGATCAGCTCCCATTTAAGCAAGTATGAACAAAGAAAAACCCCGACTTCCAAGTGGAAATCGGGGTCAAATATGAAGTTCGAATCTATATCTTAAGCTTGTTCAGCTACAACTTCGAAGTTGAATTCTACATTCACCTCACGATGCAAACGGATGTGTGCAATATAAGGACCGGTAGCCTTAACAGTACCACCTTGGATTTGAATGTATTTACGATCGATGCTATGACCATTTTTAGCCAATTCATCAGCCAGGTCTGCATTGTTCAAGGAACCGAACAATTTGTTACCCTTACCAACTTTAGCGATCATTTTGATCTCTAAGCCGTTCAGGCCTTCAGCAGTTTTCTTCGCATCTTCGATAGCCTTAGCTTCTTTGTGCATGCGCTGCTTAATGTTCTCAGCTAAAACCTTCTTTGCAGATGGAGTAGCTAATTCGGCATATCCTTGAGGAATTAGGAAATTACGACCGTAACCGTTTTTCACAGTTACTACATCGTCTTTATAACCTAAATGCTCTACGTCTTGTTTCAGAATTACATCCATGGTTCCGGCTTATTTAAGGTTATCGGTAACGTATGGCAAGATGGCCAAGTGACGGGCACGCTTAATAGCGGTAGAAACTTTACGCTGATACTTCAAAGAAGTACCGGTAATACGACGAGGAAGGATTTTACCTTGCTCATTCAAAAACTGAGCGAGGAAATCGGGATCCTTATAATCCACGTATTTGATACCGTAACGACGGAAACGACAAAACTTTTCGCGCTTGCCAGTATCAATTTTCAGGGGTTGTAAGTAACGAATTTCGGATTGGTTTGATCCGGTATCCAATTCTGCCATGATCTAAATCTTTTAAGCGTTTTGCAATTTCTGACGACGCACCTTGGCATAATCCACATGGTGCTTGTCCATTCTAACATTCAAAAAACGGATAATGCGTTCATCACGTTTCATCTCTACTTCAAGTGGAGTGATAATTTCACCCTCAGCTTGGAATTCCATCAAATGGTAGAAACCACTGCGCTTGCTCTGAATTGGATAAGCGAGTTTCTTAAGGCCCCAGTTTTCTAGGTGCAGGACCTTACCACCCTTGGCTTCAATAAAGCCTTTGAATTTTTCTACCGTTTCCCTTACCTGTTCTTCAGATAAGACGGGATGCATGATGAAAACGGATTCGTATTGATTCATCTGTTAAACAATTAAAAATTAAACCTTTAAAACCTTCGTTAAAAAGGACGGCAAAAGTAAGGAAAAGGAGGTAAATATTAGGAACTAAGCTCAAATTAATTATAGATGCTAATTCTGCTCAGCGGAAATTGGTTTTCCCGACCCTATATAATGATGCAAATCTAAGCTCTGTCCAGCCTTGATCACAATCCGAGAAGAAATCTGAATCCAAGTTGCAACCAAAATCTTCAAGCTGCTATCTTTGCCCCCTATGGAGAATTACATTGTATCGGCACGAAAATACCGCCCTCAGGCTTTTGAGGAGGTGGTGGGCCAGTCCCATGTGACCAATACTTTGCATAAAGCGATTGAAAGTAATCATCTGGCTCAAGCCTTATTATTCACCGGTCCTCGTGGTGTAGGAAAAACAACCTCGGCGCGGATTCTGGCTCGAATGATTAATTCCGATGCGGAAACGACGGCTGATCAAGATTTCTCCTTTAATATCTTCGAACTCGATGCTGCCTCCAATAACTCGGTAGATGACATTCGTAACCTAATTGATCAGGTACGCTTTGCTCCTCAGGTTGGTCGCTATAAGGTGTACATTATCGATGAGGTGCACATGCTCTCTCAACAGGCCTTCAATGCTTTTCTGAAGACCTTGGAAGAACCCCCCAAGCATGCCATCTTTATCCTAGCTACCACCGAAAAGCATAAAATTATCCCTACCATTCTCAGCCGTTGTCAGATTTATGACTTCAAGCGAATTTCGGTAGAAGATATCGCCGCTCATTTGCAAAATGTAGCCGCTAAAGAAGGGGTTACTGCCGATGATTCAGCTTTGCGGATTATCGCCCAAAAAGCCGACGGCGCCCTGCGAGATGCTCTTTCCATTTTTGATCGCATCGTATCCTTCTCTGGTGAGCATGTGAGCTATCAGGATGTAATCGAAAACCTGCGCATCCTTGATTATGATTATTACTTCCGCACAATCGATTTGGTTCGGGCCGGAAATCAAGCGGGTTTATTGAATCTCTTTAATGAGATTCTCGAAAATGGTT
The Croceimicrobium hydrocarbonivorans genome window above contains:
- a CDS encoding tetratricopeptide repeat protein — protein: MRQSTLILLLIIGGFHSGLSAQGTVLKKSQALIYQNLYAQAFAVLDQADSKNQNSDIFVAKLHLILDFHCYTKDYLHFALCDLHSGEKMDSLRSIPKEDGLIYFKADSIGKELLIKEPGNMQLHLAMGYFYQKLLEANQKDYMPSSAAQSRMQMHYELADRQGSRNYQSMYSLGILAMKGLDFQSALPYLQKAIELKPDHAESQANLAYALLQLNRQEEARLHADLAQKYFEDPILKAEAASMMALSFLQSGKDSLALNYFRQAYATNPDEMLSLRNILQLERKLDSNSFKQSRFIYFKKEPKSTTTFKDLYSLHPSLKEKKALLAFYQEQLKTEQEPVVLANLHLFSAVLLKDFEEADAMQKELALAREIYLEEYPPEHDIFVFMRSYFSPKNSQ
- the rpsR gene encoding 30S ribosomal protein S18, coding for MAELDTGSNQSEIRYLQPLKIDTGKREKFCRFRRYGIKYVDYKDPDFLAQFLNEQGKILPRRITGTSLKYQRKVSTAIKRARHLAILPYVTDNLK
- the rpsF gene encoding 30S ribosomal protein S6; translation: MNQYESVFIMHPVLSEEQVRETVEKFKGFIEAKGGKVLHLENWGLKKLAYPIQSKRSGFYHLMEFQAEGEIITPLEVEMKRDERIIRFLNVRMDKHHVDYAKVRRQKLQNA
- a CDS encoding GNAT family N-acetyltransferase is translated as MKSRLALAKMEDLPAMKSLFEASIRQTCNQDYSPEEIEAWLLSLKNKQRWEELIQNQIVWLALVEADLAGFCSLKDGHYLDFLYVLPDHQGLGIAKQLVAAAIDETRKLGNTKISSDISITARPFMEAQGWKVIRMNENPRADQTLINYRMELEL
- the rplI gene encoding 50S ribosomal protein L9: MDVILKQDVEHLGYKDDVVTVKNGYGRNFLIPQGYAELATPSAKKVLAENIKQRMHKEAKAIEDAKKTAEGLNGLEIKMIAKVGKGNKLFGSLNNADLADELAKNGHSIDRKYIQIQGGTVKATGPYIAHIRLHREVNVEFNFEVVAEQA
- a CDS encoding PKD domain-containing protein gives rise to the protein MKNKLRLVWAFLFFTPGLIWSQQAANYSFSVSSSTYQELGPSANSLSAILADNASADVPIGFNFTFEGVSYDTVSAASDGFISFIKGAASTSGNDLDNGSSSRRPLVAPLWDDHDGKASTSAALYETTGSAPNRVFTFEWRDWEWSWNASDSVVSFQVKLYESTNVVEFHYRWECDSCITGPDASIGLSGASSFLSVYDVGTANPKVSNSSEYASLDTVVTDEVYSFTPPACPSPVLDSIHNITTAGFDVYWSGVTGDDVIINWGPAGFNQATSTAQNLDTSNTGMYGISGLTAGALYDVYLRRICSGGNSQWLGPIKVQLPCLAQSLPYSEDFNGSLGCFTVADSAGSADTWTWTADYSGSDLDGNPGFAFVNSDGAGSTSMDEYLISPVIDASAITGSLILEFDQYYLWYSSDNGYVEVYDGTNWVTVLSQNSTIGAWSNPNHQRIDLTSYANANLQVRFHYTAYYDWYWAVDNFSIQEELCNTSSNLGLIAAYSDSITINWDAGQGTSFGIEYGPAGFSPGSGTFASTTDTFYTATGLNTNSPYEFYLTDTCAGGSFSQTIGPFAANTTCTSASLPYIEDFEVWPLSCWDSTASAGFNWEPSGSSPDRYAYANFYWNSTGRAVISSRPINISQDAQVRFYWSHSYDSFYPDDQLLVRALSLNGSGVWDTILNLKGSTFDDPTAGGTTAGNFIEEILLLDPAVYTGNDVVIEIQGITDFGPDLFINDFNVEAVPPCPQVQNLRDSATTAWESILKWDDVSGNGSSYQVWFGPQGFYQGTQTTAGSQVILSSDTLLVDTLSGLSCYEYLVRSICGPGDSSVWTGPYSFCTPPTCPDPSALNASNSQLSQVDLDWTGGGASNFNLAIGAPGFSPAPSNIVNVSTNSYTATSLNAGTTYEAYVRDSCGLGDVSDWVGPISFTTAYNTNFLDNFDAFSFNNGGWQEADGQLSSTTNFTSTSSSWGADDYGNNTSNSSSQRVNIFYDGQYEWLISPSIYLDPAITNLQVEFDAAVTDYASTAQGYFGSDDSLALVISTDNGLSWSDANIIWLKTANDTIDSTGEHIILPLSGYSGYVKFGFYAGSTVDDPEDTDWFIDNFEVRTPRACANPTGLAVNGISTTGAVGHWTPGSAVILSTDIILTTAGQSPANGTVLNPTAADSIIFSNLTPSTRYCFYIVEECANGFSDTIGPECFTTQCLPMTAPYSQNFDSAPAQDPFDGIPCWTVIGPGASDIELVDVPDFGVANAPSAPNAVELNDGNFTAGDTAILVSPTFSDLGTGLNRISFEVAFESTVESLFVGLLDNPYDAGSLRIVDTITTTTAGVYQSYTYDFNDPALIGSAQNIALVHGTDIYEVYVDNFVYEAITVACQVPTALNVTATGCDTLSVDWTSNSGGSIIQYGPSGFTPGQGSFTGIVTSPFDITGLPLNTEFDVWVADTCGSDTSAYAGPFTLKTDSVGPIWASFTAQITNVTMTSADVSFDASASTNAVSYDWTFDNGSTGTGVNTNTSYAANGTYNVTLTVTDRCGATDDTTVAVVVQGISLEEEMLNSKIAIYPNPNKGQFNLELPNTGSSFDLTVTDLAGKVIYEQAELRSDSEHQISLPSVAKGVYMVILRSEGKRISRRLIIE